One genomic region from Amaranthus tricolor cultivar Red isolate AtriRed21 chromosome 12, ASM2621246v1, whole genome shotgun sequence encodes:
- the LOC130796759 gene encoding phenylacetaldehyde reductase-like isoform X1 translates to MSGEGTTVCVTGASGYIASWIVKLLLQRGYTVKATVRDPGDPKKVEHLHCLEGAKDRLHLVAANLLEEGSFDAAVEGCHGVFHTASPLHNDPNITEAEFLEPAVKGTLNVLNSCAKFSSIKRVVLTSSMAAVLCTGKPLSTEVTVDESWFSDPDFVRRTKMWYVLSKTLAEEAAWKFTKEKGIDLVMINPGVTIGPLLQPTLNASAAAIYCFFDGSETYRFMFFGWVHVKDVAKAHILALEVPSAHGRYCLVESVAPGSEIVKILKELYPNTKLPEVSAEDDVDNPLKATYYQVSKDKARSLGMDEFISLKTSLRDTVESLKEKGFICF, encoded by the exons aTGAGTGGGGAAGGAACTACCGTTTGTGTAACCGGAGCGTCCGGTTACATAGCATCATGGATAGTTAAGCTTCTTCTTCAACGAGGTTACACCGTTAAAGCCACCGTTCGTGATCCTG gTGACCCAAAAAAGGTTGAGCACTTGCATTGCTTAGAAGGAGCAAAAGATCGGCTTCATTTGGTGGCAGCAAATCTATTGGAGGAGGGTTCATTTGATGCAGCTGTTGAGGGATGCCATGGTGTTTTTCACACTGCTTCTCCTCTTCATAATGATCCCAATATTACTGAG GCTGAATTCCTAGAACCTGCAGTGAAAGGAACACTAAATGTTCTCAATTCATGTGCAAAATTTTCATCAATAAAAAGAGTAGTTCTGACTTCTTCAATGGCCGCAGTTTTGTGCACTGGGAAACCTCTAAGTACTGAGGTTACAGTCGATGAAAGTTGGTTTTCTGATCCTGATTTTGTTCGAAGGACTAAG ATGTGGTATGTTCTCTCTAAAACTTTGGCCGAAGAAGCTGCCTGGAAGTTCACAAAAGAGAAGGGTATCGACTTAGTGATGATTAATCCAGGTGTGACTATCGGACCTTTGTTACAACCAACACTCAATGCAAGTGCAGCTGCCATATATTGCTTCTTTGATG GTTCAGAAACATATCGATTTATGTTTTTCGGTTGGGTCCACGTCAAAGATGTCGCTAAAGCACATATCTTAGCACTCGAAGTTCCTTCAGCACACGGGCGATACTGTTTGGTCGAAAGCGTAGCGCCTGGTTCGGAGATCGTCAAGATTTTAAAAGAGCTTTATCCTAACACCAAACTCCCTGAAGT TTCTGCTGAGGATGATGTTGATAATCCTTTGAAAGCAACATATTATCAAGTTTCTAAAGATAAAGCTCGAAGTTTGGGCATGGACGAGTTCATTTCTCTTAAAACAAGCCTTCGAGATACAGTTGAGAGCTTGAAAGAGAAAGGGTTTATCTGCTTTTGA
- the LOC130796885 gene encoding phospholipase A1-Igamma3, chloroplastic-like has protein sequence MAYPLSYPHLPQNMLLEQQLCHHQLFNPWPNNLTKITSYSLFSSRRRSSKPNRMIQNALVQSRFELSVEEKRQKEFFLMQKPEPQEDPRLLREVWREIHGKNDWEGILDPINSHLRQEILRYGEFAQACYDSFDFDPHSMYCGSCKFVTTEFFDKLEMAHYGYNICRYLYATSNINLESFFQKSRSIRSIWSPHANWMGYVAVTSDEEEIKRLGRRDILISWRGTVTYLEWLHDLKNILRPAHFRDNPNVQIESGFYDLYTTKEENCKYCSFSAREQVLAEVKRLVEQFKGEELSITITGHSLGGALALLSAYDIAEMRLNIVRDDKNRTKKIPVSVFSFASPRVGNLKFKERCDELGIKQLRVINVHDKVPTMPGLIANEKNKLQKYLEDKVHFPWSYAHVGTELPLDHTHSPFLKPSADIGCTHNLEAHLHLIDGYHGKGKKFSLATKRDIALVNKDSSFLKSEYGVPPRWRQDLNKGMVRNAEGRWVVPERARVEHHSPDTAHHFALAMKFAYDPHFHLSFNGDP, from the exons ATGGCATACCCACTTAGTTATCCTCACCTTCCACAAAACATGCTACTAGAGCAACAACTTTGCCATCACCAACTCTTTAATCCATGGCCAAATAATCTTACCAAAATTACAAGTTATTCCTTATTTTCTAGTCGACGTCGATCATCAAAACCTAATAGAATGATTCAAAATGCATTAGTGCAAAGTCGTTTTGAATTATCGGTGGAAGAGAAAAGACAAAAAGAGTTTTTTCTTATGCAGAAGCCTGAACCTCAAGAGGATCCTAGGCTTCTGCGCGAGGTATGGAGAGAAATTCATGGAAAAAATGATTGGGAAGGGATATTAGACCCTATAAACTCCCATCTTCGTCAAGAAATACTACGTTATGGGGAGTTTGCTCAAGCTTGTTATGATTCTTTTGATTTTGATCCTCACTCTATGTACTGTGGATCTTGTAAGTTTGTGACTACTGAATTCTTTGACAAGTTGGAAATGGCTCATTATGGCTATAATATTTGTAG GTACCTTTATGCAACCTCAAACATTAATCTTGAAAGTTTCTTCCAAAAGTCAAGAAGCATTAGGAGTATATGGAGCCCACATGCAAATTGGATGGGTTATGTTGCGGTCACTAGTGATGAAGAAGAGATCAAAAGGCTTGGACGTAGGGACATTCTCATATCATGGCGAGGAACAGTCACATACCTAGAATGGTTGCATGACCTTAAGAATATACTTCGACCAGCCCATTTTAGAGACAACCCTAACGTCCAAATTGAGTCCGGATTTTATGATCTTTACACCACCAAGGAAGAGAATTGTAAGTATTGCTCGTTTTCAGCTCGCGAGCAAGTCTTAGCCGAGGTGAAGCGACTAGTCGAGCAGTTCAAAGGGGAGGAGCTCAGTATAACAATCACCGGGCATAGTTTAGGTGGTGCACTTGCATTACTTAGTGCGTATGATATAGCCGAAATGAGGCTTAATATTGTTCGAGATGATAAGAATCGTACTAAGAAAATACCAGTTTCGGTGTTTTCCTTCGCAAGTCCTAGGGTTGGAAATCTTAAGTTTAAGGAGAGGTGTGATGAGTTAGGAATTAAACAACTTAGAGTGATTAATGTTCATGATAAGGTTCCCACTATGCCTGGCCTTATAGCCAATGAGAAGAATAAGTTACAAAAGTATCTAGAAGACAAGGTACACTTTCCTTGGAGTTATGCCCATGTTGGGACTGAACTTCCTTTGGATCATACCCATTCGCCTTTTCTTAAACCATCTGCAGATATAGGTTGTACCCACAATCTTGAAGCTCATCTACACCTCATTGATGGTTACCATggtaaaggaaaaaaatttagCCTAGCTACCAAGAGAGATATAGCTCTTGTTAACAAGGACTCCAGCTTTCTTAAATCTGAATACGGGGTCCCTCCTCGATGGAGGCAAGATCTCAACAAGGGTATGGTAAGGAACGCAGAGGGCCGGTGGGTTGTTCCTGAACGAGCTAGAGTCGAGCACCATTCACCCGACACTGCCCACCACTTTGCCCTTGCCATGAAGTTTGCTTATGACCCACATTTTCACTTATCGTTCAATGGCGATCCATGA
- the LOC130796800 gene encoding uncharacterized protein LOC130796800, which translates to MGKTKNVTPHQKTQIMQKLFSSMNKKGRPELGTINKLANEFQLCRKTITRLWKEVQNQINNKTVINLGNKRIGREPSNKVQFDDEKFKAIKCEFKTTQHSVAKQIGVSQSTIFRWKKKKIIRKHTNPLKPAQIEKNKLHRYVAFYKSGTYEEELRRKGELETKPNQSIIKEHMRAMLINNVIPTISAKWPSILSKDIIIQQDNAKPHVAPNDKNFVDEATKDGFNIQLVQQPPNSPDMNVLDLGFFRSIQALQFQKAAYNIRQLLRTVNLAFENLNPQCLRFVFITLQACMIEIIKRKGGFDYHIPHMNKTKQARE; encoded by the exons ATGGgtaaaacaaaaaatgttacTCCACATCAAAAAACCCAAATTATGCAAAAACTCTTCTCATCCATGAACAAAAAAGGTAGACCAGAGCTTGGCACAATCAACAAACTAGCTAATGAATTTCAACTTTGTAGGAAAACCATAACAAGGTTATGGAAGGaagttcaaaatcaaatcaacaaCAAAACAGTAATCAACTTGGGGAATAAGAGGATTGGAAGAGAACCAAGTAACAAGGTTCAATTCGATGATGAAAAATTCAAAGCAATCAAATGTGAATTCAAGACAACGCAACATTCAGTGGCAAAACAAATTGGGGTATCACAATCAACTATATTTAgatggaagaaaaagaaaatcataagGAAGCACACAAATCCTCTAAAACCTGcccaaattgaaaaaaataagttgcACAG gtATGTGGCCTTTTATAAGTCAGGAACCTACGAAGAGGAGCTCAGGAGGAAGGGAGAATTAGAAACTAAACCAAATCAATCAATCATCAAAGAGCACATGAGGGCAATGCTCATAAACAATGTCATACCAACAATCAGTGCTAAATGGCCTAGTATACTTTCAAAAGACATTAtcattcaacaagataatgcaaaGCCTCATGTAGCACCCAATGACAAGAATTTTGTTGATGAAGCAACAAAAGATGGATTTAATATCCAACTTGTGCAACAACCACCAAATTCACCTGACATGAATGTCTTAGATCTTGGTTTCTTTAGATCTATTCAAGCATTACAATTTCAAAAGGCAGCATACAATATAAGACAATTATTAAGAACAGTGAATTTGGCATTTGAGAATTTAAATCCTCAGTGTTTGAGATTTGTGTTCATTACCTTACAAGCTTGCATGATTGaaatcataaaaagaaaaggtggTTTTGACTACCACATACCACACatgaacaaaaccaaacaagCAAGAGAATGA